The Candida orthopsilosis Co 90-125, chromosome 3 draft sequence sequence CATTAGCTCCAGTAGCTCCAGTAGCCCCTCCTCCCTTGATGTTCATTTCTTGTGATGATAAATTataaaatgaaaatgtAAGACAAATAGGCACATGTAAAATGCTTAGACTAACTGGTTGTcgttcattttcatcatgTACCACAATCTCATCTCCATTGATTGAGATGTCCGGTTTACGAAAATGCAACAAGCTCAAcattgttgcaaaacatCCCACATCAATTAAATTTCCATCATAATtccaaaaatttaaatcCACGACTAATTCCCAAACTTTATCACCAGCAATAATACAcaaactttccaaatcaacGGCATTTGACCGACGAATTGCTTTCTCCAAAATTCGTGATACCAATGtttcatcttgttgttgtgccCGCGTCGTATCGAATTTTAAACTTGCTTGAGGTGAAATTTCGCTATTTATGGTGAAGATTCCTTCAAATGGTCTATCGGGGTACGGTTTCACAATTTGTGCCGTGACTCGTACACTTAGCTTTGTTTTACCCCAACTTACTTCGACGTAGCCATATTCCGTAGGGGATAAATATATGGATATTGGTCGATGAGCTAGGAATGGTCGGTTTGTAGGTGGGTTTAATCGTAAATTATTTTGAAGTGCATAGTGAAGGAAGTTGCGTTGGTTGGTTGTTATTTCTGCTGTACGTGACATAGAGAGGCCAGGCGAGTATACTTCTGGTTGATGTAAAATGAGTAGGTTGGGTcgtagttgttgttgcaacTAGATCTTTTCAAGCGATGAACTATGAAAGAGTTTTTTGAGAAATACCATGTGGTAGCGCACTTTGGAGTAATCCTTCACAAGACAGATGACGACGTCATAGCACTTGCTCCCTCTATCCATAGAGAAGATTCGTGCAGTTTACAACACTCCAATCCCCATTGGCCTCCTGGTTCTTGGTGTTGACAAGTGTTGTACACCACTGTCGCTTTTAATGTCGTGTCCGGTATTTATATTCTGCGACAATGGCAATACCCAGtggccaatttttttcattgcGTGTGACAAGATTTGTCATTTTCCCCCTCAAACCTACACCCCTACACCTCAAATGTTGACTAAATCCACTATATTACGGTCCCAAGTGGCTCGGACATTAACTAAATCACAAAATGCTATCActaaatcaacttcaacccAATATCGAGGTTTTACCTCCATGTCACAGTTGATGGCTCCACCATCGGCAACTTCAGCTTCActcaatttctttcaaaacaaatcattaCCTGCCAACACAGTAGTCAAGTTTGttcctcaacaacaagcatggattgttgaaagaatgGGTAAATTTCATCGTATATTACCACCAGGTTTGGCTATCTTGATTCCATTATTAGACCGAATCACCTATGTTCAATCATTGAAGGAATCAGCCATTGAAATCCCAACTCAAAGTGCCATTACATCAGATAATGTATCATTAGAGCTAGATGGTGTCCTTTATGtcaaagttgttgatcCATATAAAGCCAGTTATGGAGTTGAAGATTTCCAATTTGCCATTAGTCAATTGGCTCAAACGACAATGAGATCAGAAATTGGTAATTTGACATTAGATGCAGTTTTAAAAGAACGTCAACAATTAAACACAAATATCAATAAAGTCATCAACGAAGCTGCCATGAATTGGGGTGTTGAATGTTTACGTTATGAAATTAGAGATATTCATCCACCACAAAATGTAATCGAGGCCATGCATCGTCAAGTTAGCGCTGAGCGTAGCAAGCGTGctgaaattttggaatcTGAAGGTAATAGACAAAGTAAGATAAATATAAGTGAAGGTGAAAAACAAAGTATAATCTTACAATCAGAAGCTgaaaaacaagaacaaattaATTTGGCATTGGGTGAAGCCGAACAAATTAAATTGAAAGCTGAAGCTACTGCTATTGGTATTAAGCGCATTGCTCAAGCTATTAAGGAAACTCCTGGTGGTGAATCAGCAGTTAATTTACAAGTTGCTCAAGAGTATATTAAAGAGTTTGGTAAATTGGCTAAAGAATCAAACACTGTGGTTATACCTTCGAATGTTGGTGATATTTCCAGCTTTATGGCTCAAGGGTTGTCCATTTATAAGAACTTGAATAAGGAAGGGAAGTAGAGGAAAAGATATTATTCTGTCTATAGTCAGTGTTGCACGTGTATATATAATGAAACAGCTCGTCTTACATTTTATGCTTTTTTGAAGAATCCATCAAGAGCTCCTTTCCCAACTGCAACTTTCTTGACCGGTTTCTTTTTACCATTCTTTTTCGCAGCTACTGATGctttggtggtgtttgCAGTCGTCGTAATCACTTCATTCATATttgcttcaacaacttccaAGTTTTTCTGCTTTTGTTCCAAGTTGGTTAAATAATCGTCAACTTGAGTAAAATTGTAATCAAAATGGGAAATGAGTTTTGGTTTTATGATGGGGACATACGAATCACATATATAGTCAATTGCATAAAGTAAGGCCATTTGATTAGTTAGCTCGTGCTGGgtttcattttgaacatTTGACGGATCATCAGTCCCGGTTGGATCATGTAGTTCcttcttgattttgctCACTATGctatttgttgtttttctaTTATCATCCAGATGAAGTATCCATTGTTTTAATGCTAGTACTTTTGAATTCACCCATGCAATACTCTTGTCGGGAGAATACTTATAAAATCGATCCCCAATATCTTCATTCCCCTCTTTTAGGTCCTTTTCTTCACTACCCCCTTCAGCTATCGATTCACAGATGTTAGCTAAACTTTTCATAAACACAGCACGAGGTATATCATAAACCCAATCATGACCTAATTCCAAACTCAGTAAAGTATCTCTAATATCATCCAATGTATGAAATCGACTAAATTTATCACCATGCTTTTCAAATATAGTAGCTAACAAGTATGTGAAGTTGTAAGGAGATGTAACTATAGTATGACATGATTGTAATACGGCGCCTTGAGGAGCACCATCTGTGCTGGACTCTTCGTTGGTCTCTATAGATTCAGGTATGGGTTCAAATATGAATGATTTCACAGCATCGcccaatttcaacttaGAATTGGAGTTATCACCTTTGATCACGTTTAGCTCATATATTTCGGAGTCCTGTATCAAATATGATTTCGTTGGTGTCGATGCGGCGGATGACAATGTTACAGGTAggtttattattttgtaCTCCCTAGACAGTTCAACAGTGCTTGATCGAGGAAGTATTATCACCTGACTATCCCTATCTACTTGCATGATTTCAGGCGGTTCTTCTTCTATTCTATGGCTTTAGATCGTGGTGAATTCGTGGATTggaatattttgaaaaaacgCCTAGACGCGTTTTGGGCGCTTCCCGATGGACCCAAGAActttgttgcaaaacaaacatttttgcaactctCCTATCCAATGCGGATACAGTGTTGGAGGTGTAGTTAGGCATAATGTGCCTTTCTTTGTGCTGCTTCATTAACTACTGCTTGCAACCTGTAACACTGGGTCTGATGAACAACGAGCGACACGAAAGAATATAGTTGCATTCAATACGAAGCTGCCCTCGCTAGCAGACGATCAATAGGAGTCTTTCTCATACATCATATCTCACGTCTGAAAGAACTGGTATGTCCAACATTGATGGTATCCGTCGGATTGGGAGAGTCTGACAGCGAACCAAGTTCTGTAATCATTTGGTTCTGTTCTACCATAAAAGAGAGTATATATACAGATAGAACCCATTGCACAATTACAAGAAATGTGTATGATTACCTCGCGCAAATAACTCCACTAAATCAGTTCGAAATGATTTAAAATGTTTATTAGCGCACTAAATACCTTCAGTTCAGCTTAGAACTCCCCTTTAGCTTCGATTTCCTCTCTAAACTCCTCCTTTGCATATCTCAATCCACAGTATCCACAAGTGTTAGCTTGAGCCTtatccaaattgatgaaaatctTTGGATGTCCTTGCAAAGTACTACCTCTATTACCATCACAAACAGCAATATTTCCCTCTTCTGGTTTCAAATACCTGATAGGTTCTTTagcaatcaattcaatagCAGCATAAGGTCTTGGTTGTTCAGCCAAATCCTTTTGAGTGAAACGATATGGGTATTTACTTATGACATCTATTCTTGCTTGTTGTGATTGCGTCCAAGTGGTATTTCTATTAGGTGCCGGTTTAGCATATAcattgttttgcaaatctttcaagttTAATTGTGATGATTCAGGTCTAGCTactgaagttgatgattcttcttcttgagGGGTGGATGTGGAAGTTTTGGTTGGTGTAGATTCTTGAGTGGTAGGTGGTGCGGTTGAAGTATAGTTGAATCGCACAAACCTGagtgttgttggtgttatTCTATTGCTTATTCT is a genomic window containing:
- a CDS encoding Slp2 protein (protein similar to stomatin protein); the protein is MSCPVFIFCDNGNTQWPIFFIACDKICHFPPQTYTPTPQMLTKSTILRSQVARTLTKSQNAITKSTSTQYRGFTSMSQLMAPPSATSASLNFFQNKSLPANTVVKFVPQQQAWIVERMGKFHRILPPGLAILIPLLDRITYVQSLKESAIEIPTQSAITSDNVSLELDGVLYVKVVDPYKASYGVEDFQFAISQLAQTTMRSEIGNLTLDAVLKERQQLNTNINKVINEAAMNWGVECLRYEIRDIHPPQNVIEAMHRQVSAERSKRAEILESEGNRQSKINISEGEKQSIILQSEAEKQEQINLALGEAEQIKLKAEATAIGIKRIAQAIKETPGGESAVNLQVAQEYIKEFGKLAKESNTVVIPSNVGDISSFMAQGLSIYKNLNKEGK